The sequence GCCTGAGGCGCTGGGCCAGCGGGACCTATGCTCTTTGGTATCCTGTCAAGGACCCGGACAGCCACAGGGCGTTCCGGGCAGCGCTTTCCAGTTTGACAGGAACCAGGATCTGGTTCGTCGAGCTTTGTGTTTATCCTGATCTGTTCCCGTCCCGTCTGAATGGATGCGGTCTTGTTTTTGTCAATCCACCTTGGTCTGTGATCAAGGCTGCCGATGACATGATGCCGTTTTTGTGTGACGTCCTGCGACAGCAGGAAGGCGCGTTCTGGGAGTCCGGGTGGTGTGCCGGGGGGCCCTAGGGTTGTATCCCTCTCTTTCGGGGTTTTATTTTCCGGTACTGTGTCCTATATCCCTGCACCGGTATATTTGGCCGACACACGTGCAGGACCCAGCAGATGACCCGCATATTCTCCGAGACTCTTCACCGCGGTTATGCCCAGACAATGGCCATAGAAGGTGACATGCTGGCTGATGAAAGGTCGTCTTTCCAGCATATCCAGATTTTTGACACGCCCAGTGTCGGGCGCGTCATGGTGCTGGACGGGAATGTCCAGATTACCGAAAGGGATGAAGCCAGTTATTCCGAGATGCTGACCCATCTGCCAATTCTGGAAACGGGCACCGTGAAACGTGTGCTGATCATTGGCGGTGGCGATGGCGCCGTGGCCGAGGAAGCCCTGAAGCACCCTGATCTGCACGTTGATATGTGCGAGATTGATGAGCGTGTTGTTGCCTTGTGCAAGACGCACCTTGCCTCTGTCCACAAGGGGGTTTTTGACCATCCACGCTTTACTCTGCATGTGAGGGACGCCTTTGATTTTATGCGGGAGGGTGAGAATAGGGGGGCTTTTGACCTGATCGTTGCCGATCGTCCTGATCCAATTGGACCTGCTGAAGTGTTGTTCCGGACAGAATTTTATGAACTGCTGCGAGAATCTCTGACCGACACCGGTGTGGTTGTATTCCAGAATGGCGTTCCCTTTTTCCAGCCCGAAGAACTCTCTGGAACCTTGGCTCAGTTGCGTCAGGTATTTTCGCACTCGGGTTGTTACCTGACCGTAACGCCAACGTATGTCGGCGGCTTTATGGCCCTGACCTGGGGATCACGTGGAACGGCCTTGGGGTCGGCCCCAAGGCATGTGGTGGAGGAGAGATTCCGCCACAGCACGATACAGACCGACTATTACAATGTTGATATACATGCGGCTGCTTTCATGTTGCCGGAGTGGATCCGTCGCCTGACGCATCGTTGATTATTTACCAAGTTCATATCGTTATTCTGGTTCTGTGTAGAAAATTTTAGCTGTTTGTAACGATTCTTCTTTACGGCGTCTTTCGGGGTCGGCATACAGGGGCCTCGAAAGATTGCCCTAAGCACGGCTGCTCTACCGAACATCGTTCTCCGAGTACGCACGGCGACCGGCTCTTCGATCGAATTTGCGCCATCGGGTTTTGTGCCCGTCCGGTCCGGTTTGGTTGGGAGTAGGTGCCATGAGCCACCTTTATGCTTCCGCACAGGAAGCAGTGGGGACACTTCGTCCACGCGATCCACTTATGTTGATCCGCCCTCGCGTTATTGCGGCCAGGGCGGCCCGCCTTGTCGGGGCTTTTCCCGGGCATGTGATGTACGCTGTGAAGTGTAATCACACGCCGTCTGTGTTAGATGCCTTGTATGCAGGTGGGATTCGTCATTTTGACGTTGCCTCTCTTACGGAACTTCGCACAGTGAAAGCCCGTTTCCCCGGGGTTGAATGTCACTACATGCATCCAGTCAAAAGCCATGATGCTGTGCGTGAAGCTTATTTTGAGCACGGCGTCCGTATGTTTGCGCTCGATCATGTCGATGAGCTGGAGAAAATTCTGGCTGCGACGGATAATGCTCTGGATATGACGCTGGTTGTTCGTCTTGATATGCCCTATGGGCAGGCTATGATGTGCCTCAGCGGAAAATTCGGTGCCTCGGTTGCGGACAGCGTCCTGTTGCTTCAGCGTATCCAGTCCACGGGGAATTGTGCCGGTCTCACCTTCCACGTTGGTTCGCAGTGTGTTGATACGGCTCCTTTTGTCGAAGCGGTTCGGTTGTGTGGGCAGGTTATTCAGGCTGCGGGCGTGCCTCTCTCCGTCTTGGATATTGGTGGTGGATTTCCCGGAATCTATACAGGAGAAGAGCCTGAATTCGAGCTATTTTGCCATGCCATTGCTCCCGAGGTTCAGGCGCTGGATCTCCCTGGAAGCTGCCGTTTGTACTGCGAGCCAGGTCGTGCCTTGGTTGCGGATGGGGCGTCGGTTATTACCCGCGTGGAATTACGTCGTGATACCAAGCTTTATCTGAACGAAGGAACGTATGGTTCCCTTGCCGAGTTGAAGTATCTTGGCAATTGTTTCCCGATGCAGCTTTTCAGAAACGCCTCTCGTGATTTCTCGACAGCATCCATGCAGGGGTTTGATCTGTACGGTCCGACCTGTGACAGTGTGGATACCATGCCGGGGCCATTCTGGTTACCGTCGGATGTTCAGGTCGGTGACTGGATCGAGATTGGTCGGCTTGGTGCCTATTCTGCGGCCTTGATGACCCGGTTCAATGGATGTGCATCAGTAACCCCGGTTTTGGTTGATGATGCAGAGGTTCTGCCTGTCTGTTCGGTGGTTTCGCTGAAGGATTTGCGAAGGCGCGCGGCCTGATGTGTCCTGGGTTAGGCGATAAAGGCCGAGAGTAATTCTTCTGCAGCTTTTGACGGGTCAAGGGTTCCCCGGCTGATATCAGCTTCGATGCCGGGAAGCCGACGCCTGACGTCTGGATGTTCGCGGAACAGGGTATCCAGACGGTCCTGTACCAGGGACCACATCCAGGCATGCTTTTGCTGCTGTCTCCTAGCTTCCAGTGTGCCGCTGCTTTTTTGCAGGGTGTGATACGCCTGTATTGTGTCCCACAGTGTTTCCAAGCCCTGATTACGAAGGGCCGAGATTGGCAATACAGGCGTTTTCCAGCCAGATGGTGTTGTACGCCCCACGATATTCAGGGCGCATCGATAATCTTGGCATGTTTGCCGGGCAGCGGGATCATCCTGATTGTCTACTTTATTGACGGCGACAATATCAGCCAGTTCTAGGATGCCTCTCTTGATGCCCTGTAATTCATCGCCGGCATTGGGCAATATCAGCAGCAGGAAGACATCCACCATATCGGCGACGCAGGTTTCCGACTGTCCGGTTCCCACGGTTTCAATCAAGATAACATTATACCCCGCAGCCTCGCAGACGATAACGGATTCCCGCGTTGTGCGGGCTACACCGCCCAGATGACCGGATGTGGGGGAGGGTCGGATAAAGGACAGGGGATCCGCTGCCAGCTTCTCCATTCTGGTTTTGTCGCCAAGAATAGATCCGCCGGATCGACTAGATGTTGGATC comes from Haematospirillum jordaniae and encodes:
- a CDS encoding type III PLP-dependent enzyme, encoding MSHLYASAQEAVGTLRPRDPLMLIRPRVIAARAARLVGAFPGHVMYAVKCNHTPSVLDALYAGGIRHFDVASLTELRTVKARFPGVECHYMHPVKSHDAVREAYFEHGVRMFALDHVDELEKILAATDNALDMTLVVRLDMPYGQAMMCLSGKFGASVADSVLLLQRIQSTGNCAGLTFHVGSQCVDTAPFVEAVRLCGQVIQAAGVPLSVLDIGGGFPGIYTGEEPEFELFCHAIAPEVQALDLPGSCRLYCEPGRALVADGASVITRVELRRDTKLYLNEGTYGSLAELKYLGNCFPMQLFRNASRDFSTASMQGFDLYGPTCDSVDTMPGPFWLPSDVQVGDWIEIGRLGAYSAALMTRFNGCASVTPVLVDDAEVLPVCSVVSLKDLRRRAA
- the meaB gene encoding methylmalonyl Co-A mutase-associated GTPase MeaB, yielding MNSSGHLTTDDYVTGIRSGDRGIMGRAITLIESRAPHHRREADALISALLPFSGTALRMGISGIPGVGKSTLIETFGTLLTGRGLKVAVLAIDPTSSRSGGSILGDKTRMEKLAADPLSFIRPSPTSGHLGGVARTTRESVIVCEAAGYNVILIETVGTGQSETCVADMVDVFLLLILPNAGDELQGIKRGILELADIVAVNKVDNQDDPAARQTCQDYRCALNIVGRTTPSGWKTPVLPISALRNQGLETLWDTIQAYHTLQKSSGTLEARRQQQKHAWMWSLVQDRLDTLFREHPDVRRRLPGIEADISRGTLDPSKAAEELLSAFIA
- the speE gene encoding polyamine aminopropyltransferase gives rise to the protein MTRIFSETLHRGYAQTMAIEGDMLADERSSFQHIQIFDTPSVGRVMVLDGNVQITERDEASYSEMLTHLPILETGTVKRVLIIGGGDGAVAEEALKHPDLHVDMCEIDERVVALCKTHLASVHKGVFDHPRFTLHVRDAFDFMREGENRGAFDLIVADRPDPIGPAEVLFRTEFYELLRESLTDTGVVVFQNGVPFFQPEELSGTLAQLRQVFSHSGCYLTVTPTYVGGFMALTWGSRGTALGSAPRHVVEERFRHSTIQTDYYNVDIHAAAFMLPEWIRRLTHR